Proteins encoded by one window of Candidatus Nitrosocosmicus hydrocola:
- a CDS encoding DNA topoisomerase VI subunit B has product MPTKSSAATTTTTTTATTPTTTTLDNAVLDSSKDKSLKKNEENTQSSKLEKYTIVYNKKAESEFFVDNSALAGFTGERILYMAIRELIENSLDSCESFSILPSINVSLKIYDQANDLWTLSCEDNGTGINSEKLPVAVCSFLTSAKYMEKQQRGLFGVGLKMVAAFSTKDTDFPIKVWNHSIDESDEYYFELRTDIGTNKPIVLSKKLLKNVDAHSTTTTTTKSTSGFKIEVILRAKLMPITKSKIYEYVSETSIVNPYASITFETDDGMFHFDRRTSIMPQPAQEILPHPSDMDLKTLKKAISKFQTQKMSLPKILSSSFQKLSYEKARDIVTNAGLSLKTATGDFSEHDLIKVVNICKKTRFQNPNTDHLSPIGENVLTIGMMSEYTIVSSKGSSNDALSTDKFDYQNSAINKLESDNSAAVATAANTIDDTTGTATASADALVDTVASTTPIITAADDKVTTLSNTQSLQQQQEQQQRLVQPENSSIISTTKNNASKTNFSVKVLKPVLTTYTSRTCVINNRPTIVETGLAYGGDIPSFKMYRFANKIPLLYDEGSDVAREVISEVEINKMGITKKQAKEQFSTNKESKKDRVIEVLPLHIFFHICSTKIPYKTAGKESIASEGELKYYMKSCLSELYRKLSTQIRKELKLKEAENKLRLYKHYLPFIVESINESLGIKNSKLNDSFSRLIENHLSKKPVVDENEISATSITPSVTDTTTTPSVSQTNTLNTSSSSSITSTTPNKSPGSANSTSIKSIPSSLQSRSLPRIDNQQSDKINEKQKPKKQEIESSISKSGPDKNNNNNNNQVKKKTNKSISKSAKSKTSNNNNNFTRNRKLDIKEAKKSKKTIMEKKSKIPTPRTTPTTTISKNKKYNRSDILKKDINKIKVQKKSSNKMSKKPRGGGKASTVDATKIPSSHPSQTRQIQSTMDSFSKRVNKGKRK; this is encoded by the coding sequence ATGCCGACCAAATCCTCTGCCGCTACAACAACAACTACTACTACAGCAACCACCCCCACCACCACCACATTAGATAATGCTGTATTGGATTCCAGCAAGGATAAATCACTAAAGAAAAATGAAGAAAACACACAATCAAGTAAGTTAGAAAAATACACGATTGTTTATAACAAGAAGGCAGAATCTGAGTTTTTTGTAGATAATTCCGCTTTGGCCGGTTTTACTGGTGAACGTATACTCTATATGGCCATAAGAGAGCTGATCGAAAACTCGTTAGACTCTTGTGAGAGTTTTTCAATCTTGCCATCGATTAATGTATCTCTGAAAATTTATGATCAGGCAAATGATTTGTGGACTCTTTCATGTGAGGATAATGGGACAGGTATCAATTCAGAAAAATTACCTGTCGCAGTGTGCTCATTTTTGACTTCCGCTAAATACATGGAGAAGCAACAAAGAGGACTTTTTGGTGTCGGATTAAAAATGGTTGCAGCGTTCTCTACAAAGGATACAGATTTTCCAATCAAGGTATGGAATCACTCCATTGACGAATCCGATGAATATTACTTTGAGCTTAGGACTGATATTGGAACCAATAAACCCATTGTGTTATCCAAAAAATTACTAAAGAATGTTGATGCTCACTCCACCACCACCACCACCACCAAAAGTACATCTGGATTTAAAATAGAAGTAATCTTAAGAGCCAAGTTAATGCCTATCACTAAAAGCAAGATTTACGAATATGTTTCTGAAACAAGTATTGTAAACCCCTATGCATCTATTACGTTTGAAACAGATGATGGGATGTTTCACTTTGACCGAAGGACATCGATAATGCCACAACCAGCACAAGAAATTCTACCACACCCTTCTGACATGGATCTCAAAACTCTAAAAAAGGCGATTTCTAAATTTCAAACCCAAAAAATGTCACTACCTAAGATATTAAGCTCATCTTTTCAAAAGCTCTCATATGAAAAGGCCAGGGACATTGTAACTAATGCTGGCCTGTCATTAAAGACTGCCACAGGTGATTTTAGTGAACATGATCTTATTAAAGTAGTAAACATATGTAAAAAAACACGATTCCAGAATCCTAATACCGACCACTTGAGTCCCATTGGAGAGAATGTTTTAACCATTGGAATGATGTCTGAGTATACTATAGTTTCTAGCAAGGGTAGTAGTAATGATGCTTTGTCAACCGATAAATTTGATTATCAGAATTCAGCTATCAATAAATTAGAATCTGACAATTCTGCTGCTGTTGCTACTGCTGCAAATACGATTGATGATACTACTGGTACTGCTACCGCTTCTGCTGATGCCCTAGTTGATACTGTCGCTTCTACTACTCCCATAATAACAGCAGCAGACGATAAAGTAACAACGCTATCAAATACACAATCATTACAACAACAACAGGAACAACAACAACGACTAGTACAACCGGAGAATTCATCAATAATCTCTACTACCAAAAACAATGCATCTAAAACCAACTTTTCAGTTAAAGTACTGAAACCTGTTCTGACTACATATACATCACGAACATGTGTTATTAACAATAGACCTACAATTGTTGAAACCGGTTTGGCTTATGGTGGTGATATTCCTTCATTTAAAATGTACCGGTTTGCTAATAAGATTCCTTTATTATATGACGAGGGCTCCGATGTCGCTAGAGAGGTAATTTCTGAAGTTGAAATTAACAAGATGGGGATTACTAAAAAGCAGGCTAAAGAACAATTTTCCACTAACAAGGAATCTAAAAAAGATAGGGTCATAGAAGTGTTACCATTGCATATATTCTTTCATATTTGTTCAACAAAAATACCGTACAAGACTGCGGGAAAAGAAAGTATCGCTTCAGAAGGTGAACTAAAATATTATATGAAATCCTGTCTTTCAGAGTTATACAGAAAATTAAGTACTCAGATACGTAAAGAATTAAAATTAAAGGAAGCCGAAAATAAATTGCGGTTATACAAACATTATCTTCCGTTCATAGTGGAGTCCATAAATGAATCTCTAGGAATCAAGAATTCAAAATTGAATGACTCGTTTTCGAGGCTAATTGAGAATCATTTATCTAAAAAGCCGGTGGTTGATGAAAATGAAATATCTGCCACTTCTATTACTCCATCGGTTACTGATACAACTACTACTCCTTCAGTTTCTCAAACAAACACCTTGAATACATCATCATCCTCTTCAATTACTTCAACAACTCCAAATAAATCTCCTGGTTCCGCTAATTCCACTTCTATCAAATCCATCCCTTCAAGTTTACAATCACGATCGTTACCTCGAATTGATAATCAACAAAGTGATAAAATAAATGAGAAACAAAAGCCTAAAAAACAGGAAATAGAAAGTTCAATTTCCAAATCTGGACCTGACAAAAATAATAATAATAATAATAATCAAGTAAAAAAGAAAACAAACAAATCTATTAGCAAGTCAGCTAAATCAAAAACTTCAAACAATAATAATAATTTTACTAGAAATAGGAAACTGGATATAAAGGAAGCAAAAAAGAGTAAGAAGACAATTATGGAAAAAAAATCCAAAATCCCAACACCAAGAACAACACCAACTACTACTATTTCTAAAAATAAAAAGTACAATAGATCTGATATTTTGAAAAAAGATATTAACAAAATTAAAGTTCAAAAAAAATCATCAAATAAAATGAGCAAAAAACCTAGAGGTGGAGGAAAAGCCAGTACTGTAGATGCAACTAAAATCCCTTCTTCTCATCCTTCTCAAACAAGACAAATTCAATCAACCATGGATTCATTCAGTAAAAGGGTAAATAAGGGTAAAAGGAAATAG